ACCTTCTCGTTCGCTTTGGCCAAGGCGGAACTGGTGCCGGCGGTTGAGAGCGCCAGTTGATGCGCTGGTCTCGATATCCCCGGTGGTGAAAGGATAATATTCGCCGCGAGAAAATTCCAAGGTGAACGATGATTCCAAAATTCATGGTGGTGGCGGTGCTGGCAGCCATGGTCATGCAGGTTGCCTGCGTGAGCAAAGCCGATTTCAAGGACCGCCCTCTTTACCAGAGGCTCGGGGGCAAGGGAGCCATCGTGGCGATGACCGATGACTTCGCCCTCGGCGCGGCGGCGGACCCTCTTCTTAGCCGGCATTTCTCCGGTGCTGACATCGACCGGATGAAAAAAATGCTGGTGAGCCAGATATGCGCGCTATCGGGAGGTCCCTGCGTCTATGGCGGGAAGGACATGAAGGCCGCTCACGCGGGGCGCGATACCGGCGAGCCTGGCTTCAACGCCTTCGTGGATCTCTTGGCGAAAACCCTCGATAAGTTCAAGGTTCCGGCCAGGGAGAAAAATGAATTGCTTGCTCTCCTCGCTCCGGTGAAAAAAGACATCGTCACGAAATAACGGAACGAAAGAACTCGGTGACCCGGCTAGGAAGCCAGCGCAAATGGCCTGGGAAGGCGCCGGACACGAAGCCGGCGTGACCTCCTTCTTCCGGAAACTCGGCGGCAACGCTCGGCGATAGTTGTTCTGGGGCTGGCAAGAATCTTCCCGGCAGGAATGGATCGTTGCGGGCGTTGATCAACAAGGTGGGCAGCTCGATGCGCCGCAGTTCCGGCAGGCTGCTGCACTGCGTCCAATAATCTTGCGCGTCCTTGAAGCCGTGGAGTGGGCCGGTTACCACGTCATCGAAGGCGCGCAAGGTGCGCGCGGCTTGCAGGGTTTGCGCTGAGTACAGGCCAGGAAAGCGGGCAAGTTTCTCCAATCCCTTGCGCTTGAGCGAGCGCAGGAACATCTTCGTGTAGAGACGATTGAACCCGTGCGCCAAGCCGTCGCCCGCCGCGGCAAGATTCAAGGGCGCGGATACCGACGCCGCGGCCTTCAGAATGTGCGCCGCCTCGCGCCCGCTTTGCGCTAGCCATTTGAGCAGCGCGTTGCCTCCAAGGGAAACTCCGGCGGCGAATAGAAGTACATTGGGCCGCTCCCGCGCGACTCGCTGGAGGATCCATCGGATTTCCGCGTGATCCCCCGAGTGATAAGCGCGCGGCAGCAAGTTGGGTTGGCCGCTACAACCGCGAAAGTGTGGCATGACACCACTCCATCCCATCTCCGATAACTCGCGCATGAAGGCGCGAGAGTAATGGCTTGACGAGCTGCCCTCCAAACCGTGGAATAGCACGATCAAGGGATGGGAGCCTTCGCCTTCGAGCCAATCGAGTTCGATGAAATCCCCATCGGGCGTGTCCCAGCGCTCGCGGCGGTAGCGCGGAAGCGGGCCTGATAGCGCCACCGAGGGATAGATAGTCTGCGCGTGGCCTCCAGGTAGCCAGGCCGGCGCGCGATAGGGCTCGCTGTGCATGCTCAAGCGGTCATACGGGCGATATGAGGAATTAGAGATTGCGCCGTGAGCATCTTCATGCAGCGAAAATGCCCCAGCGGGCACTCGCGCTTGAAGCAGGGGCTGCACTCGATGTCTTCCTTGACCACCACGGCATGGGGCGACAAGGGCGGCGTGAAGGCGGGGCTGCTCGATCCATATAGCGCGATGAGCGGCCGGTGCAACGCCGCCGCCACGTGCATCAATCCCGAATCGTTGGAGACCACCAGACGGGCCAGGGCGAGAAGATCGATGGCGTCGTCCAGCCCCGTTTGCCCGCAGAGATTGCGCGCGCCGCCCTCGCTCAAGCGTTCGATTCGCGCCCCTGTGTCCGAGTCTTTTCCCGAGCCCAGGGACCACACTTGAAAGCCGCGCTGGCTCAACTCGCGTGCAAGCGAAGCGAAGTGCTCCGCGGGCCAGCGCTTGGCGGGTCCATACTCCGCGCCGGGACACAGGCATGCGATGGGCCGCTCGGTGTCGAGGTTGAGCCGGGACAGCACCTTGCGCTGGTTTTCCCCGGAAACACGCAAATGAAGCGGGGCCAGGGCTTTAGGTTCTCCGAACTCCTCCCCGGCCAACGCCACGAAGCGCTCCACCATCAGAGGTAGCGCTCTTTTGTCGAGCACTCTCGCGTCATTGAGCAAGCCATGGCGCATTTCCCCCACGAACCCGGTACGCCGCTCGATACGTGCCGCCCAGGGGACGATGGCGGACTTCAGGGAATTGGGCAGCACGATGGCTTGATCGTACAGGCCCGCGCGCAGGGAGCGCCCTATCTTCCAGCGCTTCACCAGCGCCAGTTCGCCATGCCCGAAGGGATTGGCCAGCGCGGCGTTCACCTGCGGCATGCGCTTCAGCAGTGGCAAGGTCCAAGGCGGGCCCAGCACATCGAGGGTGAGGCTGCCGTGCCGTTCGTGCAAGCGCTGGAACAAGGGCTGGGCCAGCACGGTATCGCCGACCCAGGAAGGCCCCACCACCAGGATTTTCACGGGGGGGCCTAATGCGACCCGTGCGCGCCGCCCGCCAAATTGTAACGCGTTCCGCAGTACGGACACAGCGCCTCGCCCGTTTTCTCGATGGGCAGGTACACCCGCGGATGGGCATTCCACAGAGTCATGTTGGGCATGGGGCAATGCAGGGGCAGGTCTTGCGCGCCGATCTCGATCTGCCGCTGGGTGTTGGCGGTCTTGCCGGTTTCCATGTTCTTGTCTCTATGCCGCCACGGGGGTGAGCCAGTGCGTGTACTTCGGCGCCCTGCCGTTGACGACGTCGAAGAAGAGGGATTGAATCTTCCGCGTGATGGGGCCGCGAGTTCCAGCACCGATGCTGCGATTATCCAATTCCCGAATCGGCGTGACCTCCGCCGCGGTGCCGGTGAAGAAGGCTTCGTCGGCGATGTAGATGTCGTCTCGCGTCAGGCGCTTCGATGCCACTTGATAGCCCAGATCGCTGGCGAGCGCGATGACCGACGAGCGCGTGATGCCCGTCAATGCGGAGGCGATCTCGGGTTCGTAGATCATGCCGTCCTTCACCATGAAGAGGTTCTCGCCGGCGCCTTCGGCGACGAAGCCATCGGTGTCGAGCAACAAGGCTTCGTCGTAGCCGTCTTGCGTCGCCTCCAAATTAGCCACGATGGAATTGGCGTAGGTGGTGGCCACCTTGGCGCGCGGCATGGTGACGTTCACGTGGTGGCGCGCGAAGGACGATGTTTTGACGCGAATGCCTTTTTCGATGCCATCGGCGCCCAGATAGGCACCCCAGGGCCAGGCGGCAATGGCCACGTGCACGCTAGCGCCCAGGGGCGAGACCCCCATTTTCTCCGATCCGTAGAAGGCGATGGGGCGCAGGTAGCAAGACTCCAGTTTGTTCTCGCGCACCACGGCGCACTGCGCGCGCATCAAGGTATCCCGGTCGTAGGGAATTTTCATCTGGTAGATGTGCGCGGAGTTGAACAGGCGGTCCGTGTGCTCCTTCAGGCGGAAGATGGCCGTGCCCTGGGCGGTGTTGTAGGCTCGCACGCCCTCGAACACGGACAGGCCGTAATGCAGGGAGTGCGTGAGCACGTGGGTGGTGGCGTTTCTCCAGGGTACGAGTTTTCCGTCGTACCAGATGACGCCATCGCGGTCGGCCATGGACATGAATGCGTTCCTTTTCGGAAAAACTCCGATTCTAGTCGAACACCGCCCGCCAAAGTGCCAGCACGGGGGCGGTGAGCGGCTGAACCAATGACGGCTCGGCGCGTGCGTAGCGCTCATCCTGTAGGCGCATGCCGTGCTGCATGCGGCGAAACTCGCGGTAGCTGTGGTGAACGGCACTGGCAAGTTCACTGGGGATGAGCCCCAAACTGGCGGCGAGCTTGAGCAAGGCGAGGTTGCCGATGTTGCCGGTGAGTTCCGGGTGCGCATGCGCGAAGCCAAGCACCAGGTACTGAACGATGAATTCCACGTCGACGATACCTCCCCGGTCATGCTTGATGTCGAAAAGCCCGCTCTTGTTGGGATGGCCTTCATGCATGCGCTGGCGCATGGACGTGATCTCGCCCCTGAGCGTGGCCAGATCGCGTGGCGTGGTGAGGATATTCTGGCGCAGCGCCTCGAAGCGCGCGTCGATTAGCGCGTCGCCCGCCACGAAGCGGGCGCGCGTTATGGCCTGGTGCTCGAATACCCAGGCTTTGCGCAACTGATACTCCTCGAAGGCGCCGGTGTGGCTCACGAGCATGCCGGCATCGCCATCCGGGCGCAGGCGCAAGTCGATGTCGTACAGAATTCCCGCGGGCGTGAAGGTGGTGAGCCACGTATTCACGCGCTGCGCCAGCCGGGTGTAGCGTTCCAGGGCGTCCTCCGCGTCGTAGAGAAAAATCAGATCGAGATCGGAGGCGTAGCCCAGCTCCTTTCCGCCCCATTTACCGTAACCGATGACAGCGAAGCGAGGGGCGTGCTGTCCGTTGAGGTGGCTCCAGCACAGCCGCAACACCTCCTGCACGATGACCGAGGCGAGATCGCTCAAGTGGTCGCTCAAACTCTCCAGGGTTAATTGGCCCGCCAGATCCTGGATGAGAAGGCGGAAGGTGTGGACCTGCTTGAAGTTGCGCAGCAAGTCCATCTGCCGGTCGATGCCGCCGCCGGATTGGTCCAGCGCGGCGCGCAGTTCCTTGCCCAGTGCCGTCCAGTCAGGGGGCTCGGGCTGCCGGTCCGATACCAACTCATCGAGCAAGACTGGATGGCTCGCCAAATAGCTCGCGGCCCAGGGACTCGCGCTCGCGAGATGCACCACGCGCTCGCGCGCACCAGCGTATTCCAGGAGGAGCGCGAGATAAGCTTCGCGGCGGCCGATGCTTTCCAAGATATTCAGCAAACGCTCGAATGTGATGTCCGGATTGGGCACCTTGCAGGCTGCTTCCACGATTCTTGGGCCCAGGGCATCCAAGCGCCCTTGCGTCGAAGCGGACATGCGGCGGAATAGGGCGCTTTCGCGCAATTGCTGGATGCGCCTGAAAACGC
This genomic interval from Betaproteobacteria bacterium contains the following:
- a CDS encoding branched-chain amino acid transaminase, with product MSMADRDGVIWYDGKLVPWRNATTHVLTHSLHYGLSVFEGVRAYNTAQGTAIFRLKEHTDRLFNSAHIYQMKIPYDRDTLMRAQCAVVRENKLESCYLRPIAFYGSEKMGVSPLGASVHVAIAAWPWGAYLGADGIEKGIRVKTSSFARHHVNVTMPRAKVATTYANSIVANLEATQDGYDEALLLDTDGFVAEGAGENLFMVKDGMIYEPEIASALTGITRSSVIALASDLGYQVASKRLTRDDIYIADEAFFTGTAAEVTPIRELDNRSIGAGTRGPITRKIQSLFFDVVNGRAPKYTHWLTPVAA
- a CDS encoding zinc-finger domain-containing protein, producing METGKTANTQRQIEIGAQDLPLHCPMPNMTLWNAHPRVYLPIEKTGEALCPYCGTRYNLAGGAHGSH
- a CDS encoding group 1 truncated hemoglobin → MQVACVSKADFKDRPLYQRLGGKGAIVAMTDDFALGAAADPLLSRHFSGADIDRMKKMLVSQICALSGGPCVYGGKDMKAAHAGRDTGEPGFNAFVDLLAKTLDKFKVPAREKNELLALLAPVKKDIVTK
- a CDS encoding hydrolase, with amino-acid sequence MHSEPYRAPAWLPGGHAQTIYPSVALSGPLPRYRRERWDTPDGDFIELDWLEGEGSHPLIVLFHGLEGSSSSHYSRAFMRELSEMGWSGVMPHFRGCSGQPNLLPRAYHSGDHAEIRWILQRVARERPNVLLFAAGVSLGGNALLKWLAQSGREAAHILKAAASVSAPLNLAAAGDGLAHGFNRLYTKMFLRSLKRKGLEKLARFPGLYSAQTLQAARTLRAFDDVVTGPLHGFKDAQDYWTQCSSLPELRRIELPTLLINARNDPFLPGRFLPAPEQLSPSVAAEFPEEGGHAGFVSGAFPGHLRWLPSRVTEFFRSVIS
- the glnE gene encoding bifunctional [glutamate--ammonia ligase]-adenylyl-L-tyrosine phosphorylase/[glutamate--ammonia-ligase] adenylyltransferase: MVNSVPEKVLAHSPYWARVAAQPPPSWHPALAASPILAGEIRELLGSIGIADESALWRQLRHTRQHVILNTVARDLAGMANLDEVVRTVSELADECVRFALDGLSASLNAIYGTPMGEDSGSPQLLIVVGMGKLGGEELNVSSDIDLIFLYPEEGVTQGPKSISNHEFFTRLGRKLIAALGEPTADGLVFRVDMRLRPYGESGPLVASFAMLENYLHTQGREWERYAWLKARALTGSDARVLERAVAPFVFRRHLDYSAIASLRTLHNQIREEAKRRDIADNIKLGPGGIREIEFIAQVFQLIRGGQDTALRTRSTRAALTLLKERQLLPASVVDELHAAYEFLRNLEHRLQYVEDQQTQTLPAQPAALRNIAASIGYENSERFLSALDVRRECVSRHFEGIFANGGHSDQHPVANLWEGRLSARDAHTQLRELGYGDGARVFRRIQQLRESALFRRMSASTQGRLDALGPRIVEAACKVPNPDITFERLLNILESIGRREAYLALLLEYAGARERVVHLASASPWAASYLASHPVLLDELVSDRQPEPPDWTALGKELRAALDQSGGGIDRQMDLLRNFKQVHTFRLLIQDLAGQLTLESLSDHLSDLASVIVQEVLRLCWSHLNGQHAPRFAVIGYGKWGGKELGYASDLDLIFLYDAEDALERYTRLAQRVNTWLTTFTPAGILYDIDLRLRPDGDAGMLVSHTGAFEEYQLRKAWVFEHQAITRARFVAGDALIDARFEALRQNILTTPRDLATLRGEITSMRQRMHEGHPNKSGLFDIKHDRGGIVDVEFIVQYLVLGFAHAHPELTGNIGNLALLKLAASLGLIPSELASAVHHSYREFRRMQHGMRLQDERYARAEPSLVQPLTAPVLALWRAVFD
- the waaF gene encoding lipopolysaccharide heptosyltransferase II; this encodes MKILVVGPSWVGDTVLAQPLFQRLHERHGSLTLDVLGPPWTLPLLKRMPQVNAALANPFGHGELALVKRWKIGRSLRAGLYDQAIVLPNSLKSAIVPWAARIERRTGFVGEMRHGLLNDARVLDKRALPLMVERFVALAGEEFGEPKALAPLHLRVSGENQRKVLSRLNLDTERPIACLCPGAEYGPAKRWPAEHFASLARELSQRGFQVWSLGSGKDSDTGARIERLSEGGARNLCGQTGLDDAIDLLALARLVVSNDSGLMHVAAALHRPLIALYGSSSPAFTPPLSPHAVVVKEDIECSPCFKRECPLGHFRCMKMLTAQSLIPHIARMTA